A stretch of DNA from Promicromonospora sukumoe:
GCCCCCGAGAAGTCGTTCCAGCCCGCGCTGACCAGCGCGCGCACCCCCAGGTCGGCGCACGCGGCGTCGACGGCGGCGAGCAGGGCGGCCGGATCGGCCACGGGCATGGAGCCGAAGCCGACGTAGACGGGCGGCTCGCCGTCGTCGAGCCACGCGTCGAGGCTTGCCGCGCCGCCGTCACCGCCGCCGTCGACCCCGGAACCGGAGCCGGTCTCCCCGAGGCGCGCCCGGGCGTCGTCGTCCAGCGCGAGGAATCCCGTGAGCGGACGGCGCGGGCCCCACTCGCCGACCAGGCCGGGCGCGAGCGCCGGGTCGTAGGCCTGGACCTCGACCGCCCCGGCGTCGCGCAGGCGGGTGGGCAGGTGCACGCGCGTGCCGCCGAGGCCGAGCGCGGCGCGCTGGTCGTTCTCGGCGCGGCGGGTCAGGCCCCAGCGCACCCGCTCCCCCAGCGCCCAGACGGTGCGGGTCGCGCGCGGGCCGCGCACACCGCTGACGGGCGAGACCACGCCGTTGGCCCGGACCGGGCAGTAGTGCAGCGCCGCCATGGCGAGGCCGCGCCGCTCGGCGACCGCGGCGGCCACCTCCTGGCCGAGCAGGCCGGTGACCACGGTGTCGGCCCCGCCGACGTCGTCGAGCAGCGCGAGCAGCCCGGTACGCAGCTCGTCCCAGCCCGCCGATGCCACGGCGCGCAGCGCCCGCACCCGGCGCACCGGGTGCGCGGACCGCATGTCGCGCCGCACCAGGTCGGAGCCCAGGAGGGCCGCCGAGTCGATGCCGAGCGGCACCGGGTCCAGGCCCAGCCGGCCGGCCAGCGGCACGAGGTTCGGCGCCACGCCGGTGACCACCTCGTGGCCGCGTCGGCGCAGCTCCAGCGCGACCGCCAGGGCCGGCTGGACATCTCCTCGACTGCCCACCAGGGCCATGACATGACGCACGCGCGCACCCTATCCGCCCGCCGACCACCCGCCCGCCCGGCATCGGAGACGTCTTGACCAGCCCAGCGACCAGTCCTGTGACCAGCACCGTGACCAGTTCAGCGCCACGCGCCGCCCCGAGCACGACGACCGCTCCGCCGCCCGGTCCCGCGGCGAGCAACCGCCTCACCTACGACGACGACCTGTTCCTGCGCACGCGCCGGGTGCTCGGCGTGGCCGTGGTCAACCAGACGGTCTGGCGGCTGCCGGCGCCGCTGGACCTCGACGCGCTGCGCGCCCTGCACCGCGGTCTGGCCGAGGGTCCGCTCCAGCGCGTGGTGCGGCCCGGGCGCCTGCCGGGGGCCCGCGCGCGCTGGTCGGCGTCGACCACGCTGCCCGACCTGCTCATCGGGTCCGCGCCGGTGCCCGAGAACTACGTGCTCGCCTGGGCGGACGAGCAGTCCCAGGTCAGCCTGGACCCGGAGCGCGGTCCCACCTGGGCCCTGGCCGCGGCGCGCACGACGAGCGGCGGGACGGTGCTCAGCCTCGTGACCTCGCACGTCGTCGCCGACGGCGGGATGCACGTGGGCGCCCTGGAGGCGGCCGTCGCCAGCGCCGCCGCACGCGGGGCCTTCGTGGGCGGGTACGCCGAGGGGGCGCCGTCGTCGGACAGCCGCCGCCTGCCCAAGGAGGGCGAACGCATCCGCACGGGCCTCGTGGCCGACCTGCGCGACGCGACCGAGCAGGCGCGCGCCGCCGTCGGGGGCCTGCGCCGGATGGCGCGGCAGGGGCCGGTGCCGCCGATCATGGCGCAGCAGTCCGCGGACCGGCCGCGCCCTGCCCCGCGCCCGGACGACGCCGAGCCCGCGCACCCGCCGATCGTCGTCGTCGACACGGACGCCTCGACCTGGCACCGCGCGGCCCACGCCGCGGGCGGGACGGCGAACAGCCTGCTCATCGCGGTGTGCACGGAGATCCTGCTCGCCGCGGGCGCCGCGACCGCGGGCATGCCGGTGCGCGTGTCGCTGCCCGTGAGCCTGCGGCAGCCCGGCGACCTGCGGTCCAACGCGACGTCAGGGGTGTCCATCGCCGTGGACACGACCGTG
This window harbors:
- a CDS encoding glycosyltransferase codes for the protein MRHVMALVGSRGDVQPALAVALELRRRGHEVVTGVAPNLVPLAGRLGLDPVPLGIDSAALLGSDLVRRDMRSAHPVRRVRALRAVASAGWDELRTGLLALLDDVGGADTVVTGLLGQEVAAAVAERRGLAMAALHYCPVRANGVVSPVSGVRGPRATRTVWALGERVRWGLTRRAENDQRAALGLGGTRVHLPTRLRDAGAVEVQAYDPALAPGLVGEWGPRRPLTGFLALDDDARARLGETGSGSGVDGGGDGGAASLDAWLDDGEPPVYVGFGSMPVADPAALLAAVDAACADLGVRALVSAGWNDFSGADGARRADGATGAPGPDGKRVRVVGAVDHAAVLPRCRAAVHHGGAGTTAAALRAGLPAVVGWYSADQPMWGDLLRGAGVGVARRASTLTEPGVLAGALAEVLDDATAARAAALGGRLVPPDHAVAAAADAVVSASAGA